The sequence AGTGTAGGAATAGATTTTGATGATAAACCTCTATGGGATCATGTTAAAGTTATTTCGATGGCTCCAAATAGGGGTGGGAATAGGACATGGTCTTGTAACTATTGTAATAAAATAGTTACGGGATCATATAATAGGGTGAAAGCACATCTTTTGAGATTATCGGGTCATGgtgttcaaaaaaaaatgtaaagaaaatagTGGTGATATATATGCGATTTTGAAGATGGAGCATGAACAAGCGGAAAGAAAACGAACCAATGTTCAAGTTGATGCAAGAAAAAAAGATGATTATACATCACTTCCGGAGGGGACTGATCTAATTCAACAAAAAGAACGAAAGAGTTTGAGTAATGGAGCTATCCGAAAATCATTCGGCATCTATGAGAGGAATACGGCCGACAAATTAGCCGCTAGGATGTTCTACGCATCAGGTTTATCATTCAACTTTGCCAGCTCTCcttattttacaaaatattctaagtttCTAGCCGAAAATTCCATTCCCGGTTATATTCCCCCATCATATAATAGATTGAGGTCAACTCTTTTAGCTCAAGAAAAAACACatattgatagaaagttgcaaCCAATAAAAGGTACATGGAAAAAGAAAGGATTGTCGATTTGTTCGGATGGATGGTCCGATACTAAAAGACGACCTTTGATCAATATAATGACATCATCTAGTGGAGGCCCAATTTTTTTGATTTCAATCAATTCTAGTGGAATCATAAAAGATGGTGAATATATTGCTAACTTATTTATTGAAGCAACAGAAAATGTAGGTTCAAACAAGTTGTTCAAGTTATTACGGATAATGCAAGTAATATGAAACTTGCCGGTACTATAGTGGAGCAAAAATATCCTCATATATTTTGGACTCCTTGCGTTGTTCATTGTTTGAATCTAGCTTTGAAAAGTATGTGCCAACCTTCGGAAAAATCACCTCACTTTACTAATTGTAAATGGATTTTAGATTTACTTAGTAAAGTGAGCAATTTAAAGAATTTTGTTGTGAACCATGACATGGCACATGCACTTTTTCAAAAACATTCGGCTTTGTGTTTGTTGAAGGTTGGTGAAACAAGATTTGCCTCACACATCATTATGACCACCCGAATTCGCAAAGTAAAATCTTCTTTGGAGAAAATGGTCATGGATGATGAATGGAAGAATTATAAGGGGGATAAGGGAATTGAAGCCAAGACACGTGAAATAAAATCGCTTATAATGAATGATGAAAAATGGGATAGTATCGACTATTTCTTGAAATTTACGGAACCAATTGTTGATATGCTAAAAAGTGCCGATATTGATGGTCCAAAGTTACATCTCATTTATGATATGTGGGACTCAATGATTGAGAAAGTCAAGAAAGTCATCTTTGAGCATGAGGAAAAAGATCTCATTTACGgtcaatcaaatttttttgatactATTCATGATATTCTTGTGGCTAGGTAGAACAAAAGTAACACACCTCTACATTGTATGGCACATTCTTTGGTTCCCAAATATTATCATGAACCATGGCTTGAAGGAGAGAATGGAATTCGAAAGCTAGCTCCCAATGAAGATAGTGAAATTTCATTGAAAAGAGTCAAGTGCTTTCAAAGGTACTTTAAAAATTCTAATGAAATGAAACAAGCCTCATTAGAGTATGGATCCTTTTGTAGCGGAAATGGCTATTTTAGTGAGCCTCACGTGATTGACGCTATGATGTATGAAGATTCTCTTTCTTGGTGGGCAAATCATGGGGTCTTGGCTCCACTTTTGCAACAATTAGCTTACAAGTTGCTTACTCAACCGGCTTCTTCCTCTTGTTGTGAAAGAAATTGGAGTACATATTCTTTGATTCACAATATCAAGAGAAATAAGTTAGCAACTTCAAGAGCTGAAGATTTATTGTTTGTACATTATAATCTCCGATTGTTGTCTCGCAAGAAAGACAAATATATAAATGGGCCAAGCAAATATTAGGATGTTGGTATGTctatattttcttcaattatttagtttaaatggtgttcttttctttttatacaAGATCTtctaatatatttattcttttaaatttattttaggtggAGATCGGTTTGATATTGATGAGACAACTAATGATCTAACTGAGCTTTCAATAGAATGACCTTCAAATTGAAGGTGTGATATTTGAGGATGAGTTTGAAGATTTggaagaagttgaagaagatgTGGAAGATGTGGAAGAGATagctaacttaattaaataacttgataattgacaatattttgttgttatgttaattttaagttatgaATTAAGTTGAGACAATCTCTTGTTTTTTGTTCAATAGTATGTTTTACACTTTTACTTGGTGTATTGAATATTGATTAGTAATTATGAATATCTAAATTGTGGAAAAATATCTTTGTGTATCTCTTGAATTTTAATAATTGTAGTGTTTTCTTCACTTTTCACTTTGTTTCAACTTTCAAGAGTTATTACTATCCATGTTCTAAGGTTAGttctttctttcaaatttttattgattCTTTTAGTTATATTTATTCTGTTGTGATTTGTAAATGCTTTTAAtgtttagtttctattttgttgTGTCTTTGTAGGAAGAATAGAAGAGTAATCTCATCTTGAAGAACGAAAGATAGAATTCTACAAAATACATGTAAGTTTATCACAATATATCTCTCAAATNNNNNNNNNNNNNNNNNNNNNNNNNNNNNNNNNNNNNNNNNNNNNNNNNNNNNNNNNNNNNNNNNNNNNNNNNNNNNNNNNNNNNNNNNNNNNNNNNNNNNNNNNNNNNNNNNNNNNNNNNNNNNNNNNNNNNNNNNNNNNNNNNNNNNNNNNNNNNNNNNNNNNNNNNNNNNNNNNNNNNNNNNNNNNNNNNNNNNNNNNNNNNNNNNNNNNNNNNNNNNNNNNNNNNNNNNNNNNNNNNNNNNNNNNNNNNNNNNNNNNNNNNNNNNNNNNNNNNNNNNNNNNNNNNNNNNNNNNNNNNNNNNNNNNNNNNNNNNNNNNNNNNNNNNNNNNNNNNNNNNNNNNNNNNNNNNNNNNNNNNNNNNNNNNNNNNNNNNNNNNNNNNNNNNNNNNNNNNNNNNNNNNNNNNNNNNNNNNNNNNNNNNNNNNNNNNNNNNNNNNNNNNNNNNNNNNNNNNNNNNNNNNNNNNNNNNNNNNNNNNNNNNNNNNNNNNNNNNNNNNNNNNNNNNNNNNNNNNNNNNNNNNNNNNNNNNNNNNNNNNNNNNNNNNNNNNNNNNNNNNNNNNNNNNNNNNNNNNNNNNNNNNNNNNNNNNNNNNNNNNNNNNNNNNNNNNNNNNNNNNNNNNNNNNNNNNNNNNNNNNNNNNNNNNNNNNNNNNNNNNNNNNNNNNNNNNNNNNNNNNNNNNNNNNNNNNNNNNNNNNNNNNNNNNNNNNNNNNNNNNNNNNNNNNNNNNNNNNNNNNNNNNNNNNNNNNNNNNNNNNNNNNNNNNNNNNNNNNNNNNNNNNNNNNNNNNNNNNNNNNNNNNNNNNNNNNNNNNNNNNNNNNNNNNNNNNNNNNNNNNNNNNNNNNNNNNNNNNNNNNNNNNNNNNNNNNNNNNNNNNNNNNNNNNNNNNNNNNNNNNNNNNNNNNNNNNNNNNNNNNNNNNNNNNNNNNNNNNNN comes from Solanum pennellii chromosome 1, SPENNV200 and encodes:
- the LOC107023099 gene encoding uncharacterized protein LOC107023099 translates to MEHEQAERKRTNVQVDARKKDDYTSLPEGTDLIQQKERKSLSNGAIRKSFGIYERNTADKLAARMFYASGLSFNFASSPYFTKYSKFLAENSIPGYIPPSYNRLRSTLLAQEKTHIDRKLQPIKGTWKKKGLSICSDGWSDTKRRPLINIMTSSSGGPIFLISINSSGIIKDGEYIANLFIEATENVGSNKLFKLLRIMQVGETRFASHIIMTTRIRKVKSSLEKMVMDDEWKNYKGDKGIEAKTREIKSLIMNDEKWDSIDYFLKFTEPIVDMLKSADIDGPKLHLIYDMWDSMIEKVKKVIFEHEEKDLIYGQSNFFDTIHDILVAR